From a region of the Podarcis muralis chromosome 16, rPodMur119.hap1.1, whole genome shotgun sequence genome:
- the RCOR2 gene encoding REST corepressor 2 isoform X1, producing MPSVMEKSGILSRSRSKSATNGNHQNSEDDSSEEEHSHDSMIRVGADYQAVIPECKPESPARYSNKELKGMLVWSPNHCVSDAKLDKYIAMAKEKHGYNIEQALGMLLWHKHDVEKSLADLANFTPFPDEWTVEDKVLFEQAFSFHGKSFARIQQMLPDKMIPSLVKYYYSWKKTRSRTSVMDRQARKLLSKKEKDDSNDELEEGRQASEGEFDAMDPKKEPSYQKPLNSKPGPVKKEVQLSQYRHHPLRTRRRPPKGMYLSQEDITGLSASPDMAVLTLRHLDSQLVSLKRQVQSIKQINSSMKQVLEGGIDKLRPPETNIKFNSRWTTDEQLLAVQAIRKYGKDFQAIAEVIGNKTVAQVKTFFVSYRRRFNLEEVLQEWEAEQEGGGPAAPQGSSPSQDQKSSSASLASSEEEDEVRRGAAPKYQHGTDLLSFSSTEGSPSALLQVQITAVSRSLQQQQQQPPPLPPPPPLPASPRPPPAALSQPPPLLRPTLPTAPTLHRQPPPLQQGRFLQPRLSLNQPPPPLIRPATSRQAPRSGQHPPSLLGGIGEPPPPSSSSL from the exons ATGCCTTCCGTAATGGAAAAATCAGGGATCCTGTCCAGAAGCCGGTCCAAGTCAGCCACCAACGGCAACCACCAGAACTCAGAAGATGACAGCAGTGAAGAGGAACACTCCCACG ACagcatgatccgtgtgggagcaGATTATCAAGCTGTGATTCCAGAGTGCAAACCAG AGAGCCCAGCTCGCTACAGCAACAAGGAGTTGAAAGGGATGCTCGTTTGGTCTCCAAATCATTGCGTCTCTGATGCCAAAT TGGACAAATATATTGCCATGGCCAAGGAGAAGCACGGATACAACATAGAGCAG GCTCTGGGGATGCTGCTGTGGCACAAACACGATGTGGAGAAGTCCCTGGCTGACTTGGCCAATTTCACACCATTCCCTGATGAGTGGACGGTGGAGGACAAAGTCCTGTTTGAGCAAGCCTTCAGCTTCCATGGCAAGAGTTTTGCTCGAATCCAGCAGATG CTTCCTGATAAGATGATTCCCAGCCTGGTGAAGTATTACTACTCCTGGAAGAAAACCCGGAGCAGGACTAGCGTGATGGATCGGCAGGCCCGCAAGCTGCTCAGCAAGAAGGAAAAGGATGACAG TAATGATGAACTGGAGGAAGGACGGCAGGCTAGTGAGGGTGAATTTGATGCCATGGATCCCAAGAAGGAG CCTAGTTACCAGAAGCCCCTGAACAGCAAGCCAGGGCCTGTGAAGAAGGAGGTACAACTGTCACAGTATCGGCACCACCCACTACGCACTCGCCGGCGTCCTCCCAAGGGCATGTACCTGAGCCAGGAGGACATTACGGGCCTGTCTGCCAGCCCAGACATGGCTGTTCTCACCCTGCGCCACCTGGACTCCCAGCTGGTTTCCCTCAAGCGCCAG GTACAGAGCATCAAGCAGATCAATAGCAGTATGAAGCAGGTGCTAGAAGGTGGAATAGACAAACTACGGCCACCCGAG ACAAACATCAAGTTCAATTCACGCTGGACAACAGATGAACAGTTGCTGGCTGTACAGG CCATCCGAAAATACGGCAAAGATTTCCAGGCCATCGCAGAGGTGATTGGCAACAAGACAGTAGcccaggtgaagactttctttgTCAGCTACCGGCGCCGGTTCAACTTGGAAGAGGTGCTGCAGGAATGGGAGGCTGAGCAGGAGGGTGGGGGGCCGGCTGCCCCCCAAGGTAGCTCCCCTTCTCAGGACCAAAAGAGCTCTAGCGCTTCGTTAGCAAGCAGTGAGGAAGAAGATGAGGTGAGGAGAGGGGCTGCCCCCAAGTACCAACACGGCACAGACCTCTTGAGCTTCTCCAGCACTGAAGGCTCTCCTTCTGCCCTTTTGCAGGTACAGATCACTGCGGTGTCCCgttccctgcagcagcagcagcagcaaccgccgCCACTGCCCCCTCCGCCGCCACTCCCAGCGTCTCCCCGGCCACCACCTGCTGCCCTCTCACAGCCACCCCCTTTGCTGAGGCCCACACTTCCAACAGCACCCACGCTGCACCGCCAACCCCCACCACTGCAGCAAGGCCGCTTCCTGCAGCCCAGACTGTCGCTCAACCAGCCGCCACCCCCGCTGATTCGGCCAGCCACCTCGCGACAAGCGCCCCGCAGTGGCCAGCACCCCCCATCACTCCTTGGTGGGATAGGagagccccctcccccctcctccagctccctCTGA
- the RCOR2 gene encoding REST corepressor 2 isoform X4, with product MPSVMEKSGILSRSRSKSATNGNHQNSEDDSSEEEHSHESPARYSNKELKGMLVWSPNHCVSDAKLDKYIAMAKEKHGYNIEQALGMLLWHKHDVEKSLADLANFTPFPDEWTVEDKVLFEQAFSFHGKSFARIQQMLPDKMIPSLVKYYYSWKKTRSRTSVMDRQARKLLSKKEKDDSNDELEEGRQASEGEFDAMDPKKEPSYQKPLNSKPGPVKKEVQLSQYRHHPLRTRRRPPKGMYLSQEDITGLSASPDMAVLTLRHLDSQLVSLKRQVQSIKQINSSMKQVLEGGIDKLRPPETNIKFNSRWTTDEQLLAVQAIRKYGKDFQAIAEVIGNKTVAQVKTFFVSYRRRFNLEEVLQEWEAEQEGGGPAAPQGSSPSQDQKSSSASLASSEEEDEVQITAVSRSLQQQQQQPPPLPPPPPLPASPRPPPAALSQPPPLLRPTLPTAPTLHRQPPPLQQGRFLQPRLSLNQPPPPLIRPATSRQAPRSGQHPPSLLGGIGEPPPPSSSSL from the exons ATGCCTTCCGTAATGGAAAAATCAGGGATCCTGTCCAGAAGCCGGTCCAAGTCAGCCACCAACGGCAACCACCAGAACTCAGAAGATGACAGCAGTGAAGAGGAACACTCCCACG AGAGCCCAGCTCGCTACAGCAACAAGGAGTTGAAAGGGATGCTCGTTTGGTCTCCAAATCATTGCGTCTCTGATGCCAAAT TGGACAAATATATTGCCATGGCCAAGGAGAAGCACGGATACAACATAGAGCAG GCTCTGGGGATGCTGCTGTGGCACAAACACGATGTGGAGAAGTCCCTGGCTGACTTGGCCAATTTCACACCATTCCCTGATGAGTGGACGGTGGAGGACAAAGTCCTGTTTGAGCAAGCCTTCAGCTTCCATGGCAAGAGTTTTGCTCGAATCCAGCAGATG CTTCCTGATAAGATGATTCCCAGCCTGGTGAAGTATTACTACTCCTGGAAGAAAACCCGGAGCAGGACTAGCGTGATGGATCGGCAGGCCCGCAAGCTGCTCAGCAAGAAGGAAAAGGATGACAG TAATGATGAACTGGAGGAAGGACGGCAGGCTAGTGAGGGTGAATTTGATGCCATGGATCCCAAGAAGGAG CCTAGTTACCAGAAGCCCCTGAACAGCAAGCCAGGGCCTGTGAAGAAGGAGGTACAACTGTCACAGTATCGGCACCACCCACTACGCACTCGCCGGCGTCCTCCCAAGGGCATGTACCTGAGCCAGGAGGACATTACGGGCCTGTCTGCCAGCCCAGACATGGCTGTTCTCACCCTGCGCCACCTGGACTCCCAGCTGGTTTCCCTCAAGCGCCAG GTACAGAGCATCAAGCAGATCAATAGCAGTATGAAGCAGGTGCTAGAAGGTGGAATAGACAAACTACGGCCACCCGAG ACAAACATCAAGTTCAATTCACGCTGGACAACAGATGAACAGTTGCTGGCTGTACAGG CCATCCGAAAATACGGCAAAGATTTCCAGGCCATCGCAGAGGTGATTGGCAACAAGACAGTAGcccaggtgaagactttctttgTCAGCTACCGGCGCCGGTTCAACTTGGAAGAGGTGCTGCAGGAATGGGAGGCTGAGCAGGAGGGTGGGGGGCCGGCTGCCCCCCAAGGTAGCTCCCCTTCTCAGGACCAAAAGAGCTCTAGCGCTTCGTTAGCAAGCAGTGAGGAAGAAGATGAG GTACAGATCACTGCGGTGTCCCgttccctgcagcagcagcagcagcaaccgccgCCACTGCCCCCTCCGCCGCCACTCCCAGCGTCTCCCCGGCCACCACCTGCTGCCCTCTCACAGCCACCCCCTTTGCTGAGGCCCACACTTCCAACAGCACCCACGCTGCACCGCCAACCCCCACCACTGCAGCAAGGCCGCTTCCTGCAGCCCAGACTGTCGCTCAACCAGCCGCCACCCCCGCTGATTCGGCCAGCCACCTCGCGACAAGCGCCCCGCAGTGGCCAGCACCCCCCATCACTCCTTGGTGGGATAGGagagccccctcccccctcctccagctccctCTGA
- the RCOR2 gene encoding REST corepressor 2 isoform X2, protein MPSVMEKSGILSRSRSKSATNGNHQNSEDDSSEEEHSHDSMIRVGADYQAVIPECKPESPARYSNKELKGMLVWSPNHCVSDAKLDKYIAMAKEKHGYNIEQALGMLLWHKHDVEKSLADLANFTPFPDEWTVEDKVLFEQAFSFHGKSFARIQQMLPDKMIPSLVKYYYSWKKTRSRTSVMDRQARKLLSKKEKDDSNDELEEGRQASEGEFDAMDPKKEPSYQKPLNSKPGPVKKEVQLSQYRHHPLRTRRRPPKGMYLSQEDITGLSASPDMAVLTLRHLDSQLVSLKRQVQSIKQINSSMKQVLEGGIDKLRPPETNIKFNSRWTTDEQLLAVQAIRKYGKDFQAIAEVIGNKTVAQVKTFFVSYRRRFNLEEVLQEWEAEQEGGGPAAPQGSSPSQDQKSSSASLASSEEEDEVQITAVSRSLQQQQQQPPPLPPPPPLPASPRPPPAALSQPPPLLRPTLPTAPTLHRQPPPLQQGRFLQPRLSLNQPPPPLIRPATSRQAPRSGQHPPSLLGGIGEPPPPSSSSL, encoded by the exons ATGCCTTCCGTAATGGAAAAATCAGGGATCCTGTCCAGAAGCCGGTCCAAGTCAGCCACCAACGGCAACCACCAGAACTCAGAAGATGACAGCAGTGAAGAGGAACACTCCCACG ACagcatgatccgtgtgggagcaGATTATCAAGCTGTGATTCCAGAGTGCAAACCAG AGAGCCCAGCTCGCTACAGCAACAAGGAGTTGAAAGGGATGCTCGTTTGGTCTCCAAATCATTGCGTCTCTGATGCCAAAT TGGACAAATATATTGCCATGGCCAAGGAGAAGCACGGATACAACATAGAGCAG GCTCTGGGGATGCTGCTGTGGCACAAACACGATGTGGAGAAGTCCCTGGCTGACTTGGCCAATTTCACACCATTCCCTGATGAGTGGACGGTGGAGGACAAAGTCCTGTTTGAGCAAGCCTTCAGCTTCCATGGCAAGAGTTTTGCTCGAATCCAGCAGATG CTTCCTGATAAGATGATTCCCAGCCTGGTGAAGTATTACTACTCCTGGAAGAAAACCCGGAGCAGGACTAGCGTGATGGATCGGCAGGCCCGCAAGCTGCTCAGCAAGAAGGAAAAGGATGACAG TAATGATGAACTGGAGGAAGGACGGCAGGCTAGTGAGGGTGAATTTGATGCCATGGATCCCAAGAAGGAG CCTAGTTACCAGAAGCCCCTGAACAGCAAGCCAGGGCCTGTGAAGAAGGAGGTACAACTGTCACAGTATCGGCACCACCCACTACGCACTCGCCGGCGTCCTCCCAAGGGCATGTACCTGAGCCAGGAGGACATTACGGGCCTGTCTGCCAGCCCAGACATGGCTGTTCTCACCCTGCGCCACCTGGACTCCCAGCTGGTTTCCCTCAAGCGCCAG GTACAGAGCATCAAGCAGATCAATAGCAGTATGAAGCAGGTGCTAGAAGGTGGAATAGACAAACTACGGCCACCCGAG ACAAACATCAAGTTCAATTCACGCTGGACAACAGATGAACAGTTGCTGGCTGTACAGG CCATCCGAAAATACGGCAAAGATTTCCAGGCCATCGCAGAGGTGATTGGCAACAAGACAGTAGcccaggtgaagactttctttgTCAGCTACCGGCGCCGGTTCAACTTGGAAGAGGTGCTGCAGGAATGGGAGGCTGAGCAGGAGGGTGGGGGGCCGGCTGCCCCCCAAGGTAGCTCCCCTTCTCAGGACCAAAAGAGCTCTAGCGCTTCGTTAGCAAGCAGTGAGGAAGAAGATGAG GTACAGATCACTGCGGTGTCCCgttccctgcagcagcagcagcagcaaccgccgCCACTGCCCCCTCCGCCGCCACTCCCAGCGTCTCCCCGGCCACCACCTGCTGCCCTCTCACAGCCACCCCCTTTGCTGAGGCCCACACTTCCAACAGCACCCACGCTGCACCGCCAACCCCCACCACTGCAGCAAGGCCGCTTCCTGCAGCCCAGACTGTCGCTCAACCAGCCGCCACCCCCGCTGATTCGGCCAGCCACCTCGCGACAAGCGCCCCGCAGTGGCCAGCACCCCCCATCACTCCTTGGTGGGATAGGagagccccctcccccctcctccagctccctCTGA
- the RCOR2 gene encoding REST corepressor 2 isoform X3: protein MRLQKKKGGRTGVSLAQGVPKDSMIRVGADYQAVIPECKPESPARYSNKELKGMLVWSPNHCVSDAKLDKYIAMAKEKHGYNIEQALGMLLWHKHDVEKSLADLANFTPFPDEWTVEDKVLFEQAFSFHGKSFARIQQMLPDKMIPSLVKYYYSWKKTRSRTSVMDRQARKLLSKKEKDDSNDELEEGRQASEGEFDAMDPKKEPSYQKPLNSKPGPVKKEVQLSQYRHHPLRTRRRPPKGMYLSQEDITGLSASPDMAVLTLRHLDSQLVSLKRQVQSIKQINSSMKQVLEGGIDKLRPPETNIKFNSRWTTDEQLLAVQAIRKYGKDFQAIAEVIGNKTVAQVKTFFVSYRRRFNLEEVLQEWEAEQEGGGPAAPQGSSPSQDQKSSSASLASSEEEDEVQITAVSRSLQQQQQQPPPLPPPPPLPASPRPPPAALSQPPPLLRPTLPTAPTLHRQPPPLQQGRFLQPRLSLNQPPPPLIRPATSRQAPRSGQHPPSLLGGIGEPPPPSSSSL, encoded by the exons ATGAGGCttcaaaagaagaaaggggggcgCACAGGTGTTAGTCTGGCTCAAGGTGTTCCAAAAG ACagcatgatccgtgtgggagcaGATTATCAAGCTGTGATTCCAGAGTGCAAACCAG AGAGCCCAGCTCGCTACAGCAACAAGGAGTTGAAAGGGATGCTCGTTTGGTCTCCAAATCATTGCGTCTCTGATGCCAAAT TGGACAAATATATTGCCATGGCCAAGGAGAAGCACGGATACAACATAGAGCAG GCTCTGGGGATGCTGCTGTGGCACAAACACGATGTGGAGAAGTCCCTGGCTGACTTGGCCAATTTCACACCATTCCCTGATGAGTGGACGGTGGAGGACAAAGTCCTGTTTGAGCAAGCCTTCAGCTTCCATGGCAAGAGTTTTGCTCGAATCCAGCAGATG CTTCCTGATAAGATGATTCCCAGCCTGGTGAAGTATTACTACTCCTGGAAGAAAACCCGGAGCAGGACTAGCGTGATGGATCGGCAGGCCCGCAAGCTGCTCAGCAAGAAGGAAAAGGATGACAG TAATGATGAACTGGAGGAAGGACGGCAGGCTAGTGAGGGTGAATTTGATGCCATGGATCCCAAGAAGGAG CCTAGTTACCAGAAGCCCCTGAACAGCAAGCCAGGGCCTGTGAAGAAGGAGGTACAACTGTCACAGTATCGGCACCACCCACTACGCACTCGCCGGCGTCCTCCCAAGGGCATGTACCTGAGCCAGGAGGACATTACGGGCCTGTCTGCCAGCCCAGACATGGCTGTTCTCACCCTGCGCCACCTGGACTCCCAGCTGGTTTCCCTCAAGCGCCAG GTACAGAGCATCAAGCAGATCAATAGCAGTATGAAGCAGGTGCTAGAAGGTGGAATAGACAAACTACGGCCACCCGAG ACAAACATCAAGTTCAATTCACGCTGGACAACAGATGAACAGTTGCTGGCTGTACAGG CCATCCGAAAATACGGCAAAGATTTCCAGGCCATCGCAGAGGTGATTGGCAACAAGACAGTAGcccaggtgaagactttctttgTCAGCTACCGGCGCCGGTTCAACTTGGAAGAGGTGCTGCAGGAATGGGAGGCTGAGCAGGAGGGTGGGGGGCCGGCTGCCCCCCAAGGTAGCTCCCCTTCTCAGGACCAAAAGAGCTCTAGCGCTTCGTTAGCAAGCAGTGAGGAAGAAGATGAG GTACAGATCACTGCGGTGTCCCgttccctgcagcagcagcagcagcaaccgccgCCACTGCCCCCTCCGCCGCCACTCCCAGCGTCTCCCCGGCCACCACCTGCTGCCCTCTCACAGCCACCCCCTTTGCTGAGGCCCACACTTCCAACAGCACCCACGCTGCACCGCCAACCCCCACCACTGCAGCAAGGCCGCTTCCTGCAGCCCAGACTGTCGCTCAACCAGCCGCCACCCCCGCTGATTCGGCCAGCCACCTCGCGACAAGCGCCCCGCAGTGGCCAGCACCCCCCATCACTCCTTGGTGGGATAGGagagccccctcccccctcctccagctccctCTGA